From a region of the Marinomonas mediterranea MMB-1 genome:
- a CDS encoding BolA family protein produces MNAGEVKALLESKIEGCQVYADGEGCNFQLVVVSDQFEGLNTVKRQQLVYSHLQDAISSGAIHAVTMKTYTLAQYSQL; encoded by the coding sequence GTGAACGCAGGTGAAGTGAAAGCGTTGCTAGAAAGCAAGATCGAAGGCTGTCAGGTATACGCTGACGGTGAAGGTTGTAATTTTCAATTGGTCGTTGTTAGCGACCAATTTGAGGGTTTAAATACAGTTAAGCGTCAACAACTCGTCTATTCTCATCTACAAGACGCTATTTCCTCTGGTGCTATTCATGCTGTCACTATGAAGACATACACTTTGGCTCAGTACAGCCAGCTCTAA
- the murA gene encoding UDP-N-acetylglucosamine 1-carboxyvinyltransferase — protein sequence MDKLQIIGGKTLNGTVRASGAKNAALPILAATLLTKEEITIRNLPHLHDITTMLELLGSMGCGVVVDERMNVQLDVSTLNNCEAPYELVKTMRASILVLGPLLSHFGKAIVSLPGGCAIGSRPVDLHLRGLEAMGANIVVENGNIVATVTDRLKGARIFFDKVTVTGTENLLMAAALADGQTILENSAKEPEVVDLAECLIKMGAKITGHGTDTIVVDGVETLHGTNYSVMPDRIETGTFLVAGAITGGKVKVTETNVKSLEAVIAKLEEAGAQVETGDDWIELDMQGQRPKAVNISTAPYPAFPTDMQAQFMALNSVATGVGRVIENIFENRFMHVNEMVRMGADIEVNGNTAIIKGCDGLKGAPVMATDLRASASLVLSALVAQGDTKIDRIYHIDRGYECIEEKLGALGARISRVVN from the coding sequence ATGGATAAATTACAGATAATCGGCGGTAAAACGCTGAACGGTACAGTGCGCGCTTCTGGAGCCAAGAACGCTGCGTTGCCTATTCTTGCTGCTACTTTGCTGACAAAAGAAGAAATTACAATTCGAAATCTGCCTCACTTGCACGATATTACCACCATGCTTGAGCTACTTGGTTCAATGGGTTGTGGTGTTGTCGTCGATGAGCGTATGAATGTGCAGTTAGATGTGTCCACTCTTAATAACTGTGAAGCGCCTTATGAATTAGTTAAAACAATGAGGGCATCCATACTGGTACTGGGTCCATTGTTGAGTCATTTTGGTAAGGCAATAGTCTCTCTTCCCGGTGGCTGCGCCATTGGTAGTCGACCTGTCGATCTTCATTTGCGTGGCTTAGAAGCCATGGGGGCAAACATCGTTGTCGAAAATGGAAACATTGTTGCGACAGTGACCGATCGCCTTAAAGGTGCGCGTATCTTTTTCGATAAAGTAACGGTGACTGGTACAGAAAACCTATTGATGGCGGCAGCGTTGGCAGACGGCCAAACGATTCTTGAAAACTCTGCCAAAGAACCTGAAGTGGTAGATCTTGCCGAATGCTTGATCAAGATGGGGGCTAAAATCACGGGTCATGGTACGGATACGATTGTTGTCGATGGCGTTGAGACGCTACATGGCACTAATTACTCAGTAATGCCTGATCGCATTGAAACCGGAACGTTTTTGGTAGCCGGAGCGATTACTGGTGGCAAAGTTAAAGTCACGGAGACAAATGTAAAGTCTCTTGAAGCGGTTATAGCGAAGCTTGAAGAAGCTGGTGCTCAGGTGGAAACAGGCGACGATTGGATTGAACTTGATATGCAGGGACAGCGTCCTAAGGCTGTGAATATTAGTACTGCACCTTATCCTGCGTTCCCGACTGATATGCAGGCTCAATTCATGGCTTTGAATTCTGTTGCGACGGGTGTCGGTCGTGTCATTGAAAACATCTTCGAAAACCGTTTTATGCATGTAAATGAAATGGTTCGTATGGGTGCGGATATTGAAGTAAACGGTAATACAGCGATCATCAAAGGTTGTGATGGCCTAAAAGGGGCGCCAGTGATGGCGACAGACTTACGTGCCTCTGCGAGTTTGGTTTTATCTGCTCTTGTGGCACAGGGCGATACTAAGATTGATCGTATCTATCATATTGACCGTGGATACGAATGTATCGAAGAAAAACTCGGGGCTTTGGGTGCACGTATTTCAAGGGTTGTGAACTGA